The following proteins are co-located in the Candidatus Nitrotoga sp. AM1P genome:
- a CDS encoding TonB-dependent receptor: MAKKLARRTQRTYMLAFKVRKQRSQESKATQLPRARLATVVPTVLSISIFSAFVMTSAPSHAQPELVTLPQIDVVGTVPVANGRLNLDEPSETGSRLGLTPRETPASVTVVNRTTIDARGAQNTQEILRAVPGVTAHDAPGNIGVFYRGFGSGSLSQLFNGINVQYSIAARPVDSWIYDRVEVIGGPSSFLFGSGAVGGSINYITKIAERGDFSEARVRLGAYNLKEVSLGLNRRIIGDGGAGSHYARIDVNHRNAGSWINGTESKATQVAASLLSDFGGGLTHKLAYEYQDEDVDRPYWGTPVTNPATGTLRVDPGTRFKNYNSTDSIYAQRVQWLRSVTDWRVTDALQFQNTAYAYDALRDYRNVETYVFNPANTAVIRSNTFLQRHDHQVFGDRVNGLYKGQLAGLRSDWSFGLDVSVNKQTRFPNSLPAVVSTVDPYNFVTESFFQVPGMSPGFNPDREVKVTSTALYLENRTTLMPTLNLITALRHDRIELDLTNRRAVTAANPATLARTYNPTTSRLGLVWDVAPGANLYAQYSTAADPPSGILTTASFAAARDNTALTTGKQVEIGSKIDFWQGKGTATVAAYSITRKNIATPVLGNSALTVLVGEQSAKGVELAVGLQPTSRLSLQGNITYVDAQFENFVQNGISLAGKTPINTPSTVANLWSSYDITRAWQASAGVRYVGKVYADADNTMNWSAYTLLDLGLRWKMSKTVSMIGRVRNVTDRIYAANVGSTMAYLGPPRTADITLSAAF, translated from the coding sequence ATGGCCAAGAAATTAGCACGCCGCACCCAGCGTACATACATGCTCGCATTTAAAGTGCGTAAGCAGCGTTCTCAAGAATCTAAAGCAACTCAGTTGCCACGCGCCCGTTTAGCAACGGTCGTTCCTACGGTTTTGTCAATCAGTATTTTCTCCGCTTTTGTGATGACGTCCGCTCCCAGCCATGCCCAACCTGAATTAGTAACATTGCCGCAAATTGATGTCGTAGGCACAGTACCAGTCGCCAATGGCCGACTTAACCTTGACGAACCTTCTGAAACCGGCAGCCGCCTCGGGCTGACGCCGCGCGAGACGCCAGCTTCGGTTACGGTTGTTAACCGCACCACCATTGATGCACGTGGTGCGCAAAACACCCAGGAAATACTTCGGGCAGTTCCTGGTGTCACTGCGCACGATGCGCCAGGCAATATCGGTGTTTTTTATCGGGGCTTTGGCAGTGGGTCACTTAGTCAATTATTCAACGGTATTAATGTGCAATATTCGATTGCAGCCCGCCCGGTGGATAGCTGGATTTACGACCGCGTTGAGGTTATCGGTGGCCCATCCAGTTTTCTTTTTGGCTCAGGTGCGGTCGGCGGCTCTATTAATTACATCACCAAAATCGCGGAAAGAGGTGATTTTTCAGAAGCGAGAGTGCGGCTGGGCGCTTATAACCTCAAGGAAGTGTCTCTGGGATTAAATCGCCGCATCATTGGCGATGGCGGAGCGGGCAGCCACTATGCGCGAATTGACGTGAACCACCGTAACGCGGGCAGCTGGATAAATGGCACTGAAAGCAAGGCCACACAAGTTGCCGCCTCACTGCTGTCGGACTTTGGCGGTGGATTGACCCATAAATTGGCTTATGAATACCAGGATGAGGATGTCGACCGGCCATACTGGGGAACGCCAGTAACCAATCCGGCTACGGGTACGTTACGCGTTGATCCCGGCACCCGCTTCAAAAACTACAACAGTACTGACAGTATTTATGCTCAGCGTGTACAGTGGTTGCGCTCGGTGACCGACTGGCGTGTGACCGATGCGCTGCAATTCCAGAATACTGCGTATGCTTATGATGCACTGCGCGATTACCGCAATGTTGAAACTTATGTTTTCAATCCGGCCAACACAGCCGTGATTCGTTCGAATACTTTTCTGCAACGGCATGACCATCAAGTTTTTGGTGACCGCGTTAATGGGCTATACAAGGGGCAACTTGCTGGCCTTAGGAGTGATTGGTCTTTCGGGCTGGACGTGAGCGTAAACAAGCAGACGCGATTCCCGAATAGCCTACCTGCTGTCGTAAGTACAGTCGATCCGTACAATTTTGTTACCGAAAGTTTTTTTCAAGTGCCCGGCATGTCACCAGGCTTCAACCCTGACCGGGAAGTCAAGGTCACTTCAACTGCACTGTACCTTGAAAACCGCACAACGCTAATGCCGACTTTAAACCTGATCACTGCGCTGCGCCATGACCGCATCGAACTTGATCTGACAAATCGCCGTGCGGTGACAGCAGCTAATCCTGCTACCCTCGCGCGCACATATAACCCAACGACCAGTCGCCTCGGCTTGGTATGGGACGTTGCACCGGGTGCTAATCTGTACGCGCAATATTCAACGGCGGCTGATCCTCCGTCCGGTATTCTTACCACGGCCTCTTTTGCTGCCGCGCGTGATAACACCGCACTTACGACGGGCAAGCAGGTAGAAATTGGTAGCAAAATTGATTTCTGGCAAGGCAAAGGCACGGCCACGGTCGCGGCCTACAGTATTACCCGCAAAAATATTGCTACTCCGGTGTTGGGCAACAGCGCACTCACCGTTTTGGTCGGGGAACAATCAGCTAAAGGTGTGGAATTGGCCGTTGGGCTGCAACCTACCTCCAGATTGTCGTTGCAGGGCAATATTACCTATGTCGATGCGCAATTTGAGAACTTTGTTCAGAACGGTATTTCACTGGCCGGTAAAACGCCAATCAATACGCCATCGACGGTCGCTAACCTGTGGTCTTCGTATGACATCACGCGCGCTTGGCAAGCAAGTGCAGGCGTGCGTTACGTCGGCAAAGTTTATGCAGATGCTGATAACACAATGAATTGGTCAGCTTACACGCTGCTTGATCTTGGTTTGCGCTGGAAAATGAGTAAGACGGTGTCTATGATAGGCCGCGTTCGTAATGTGACTGACCGTATTTACGCCGCGAACGTCGGTAGCACGATGGCTTACCTGGGGCCGCCGCGCACAGCCGATATTACTTTGAGTGCGGCGTTTTAA